DNA sequence from the Pseudoliparis swirei isolate HS2019 ecotype Mariana Trench chromosome 6, NWPU_hadal_v1, whole genome shotgun sequence genome:
TTTCACGGCTAGCTACCTAGAGCAAGTTTTAATTGGAAGCTCATATACACAAGGACACCATGACACAATATGgcttttaaaacatattcactTTCAAGACTGATTAGAAGATATAACAACTCTCCCATCTGGCAGTTAGCGGTGGCGCTAGCTCCATGAGGTAgatagcctagcttagcatactGGAAACGGGTCACAGTGAGTCTGGCTTAAAAAATATGCCTTCCAACACATCTCAAACTTACTAACATGTCTACAACATGTCTCATTTACTCAGTCCACCCAGCATAGTGCTGCTACCGTGACGACAAAGTAGTAACGTTACTATCATAGCCCACTTACAGCAAGAACTTCCTGTAAAACATACAAGCAGGAAATGCAATGCAAGTATATTGAAAGCATGCAGTTTTCTGGCATATTTAGAGAAAATCGTAATATATTATGTGTGATACGATGTGATGTCTATAATTAGAAAGAATAAATACATCATATTTAGGCAGTGACTACTATTAAAGGCATGAATTAATGAACCATAACTATGTGACCTATAACATGTTTAGTAAGATCTCAAAAAGAAACAGTTTGCTTTTGGAAGTATCTCATGCCAGTGTTGCCCATCAAAAGGAGTTAAATCACACTAAGCCCACATTTGAATCCTTTGTTTCTGAAGCCAACAAGAATTTAGCCTGAGAATTCCTCAAGAGGTCCACTGAAGGTTATTATAAGTCTTATAAGACATAAGTGCTCGGTATGTAATCGAAAAGTTAAAAGCCTTCTACTAAAAGCCCCATAATTACATAAATTGCTTGGTACttcgttgtgtctttatttataCCATCATCGTGTACACACCATATGTGCTATTTGTATATTGTCTGGCTTTGTACTCACTGGCTCCATGATGGCGTATATACAGTGTCTGCAATTGTATTAATCCGACATCAAAAGGAGGCAGAGTGAAGCATTCGCCTCTAATGCATGATTTACATTTGGTTTGGCAAGTAACAGTCGGTCTCATATCTTCAATCGGGAAATGTTCTGGAAAGACATGCACGCAGCTGGATATTAGTCGCTTTAcagctctctccttctttctctccctctttcttgaATACAATTTATGGGTGTTACAAAAATGAAACCAGAAACATAATAACATGAACTGGGCTTCAGTGCTATTGCAGTTTAAGTGTCATTCTTACATGCAACCTTTTGTGGCATCTTTTATCTTCTGTTCCTCTGAAATAATGTTGTATCTCTACAAAGTACTACTCTATAGCTAACTATAACTTTATGGTCTGCACTCAGTGTACTGCTCACAAAGCTAGACATTTAACTGAGTGCTAATCCAACCTTCTGTTGTGCTCTTCATTGGgtatttaaaagaaaagttcaacattttgagaaattcAATCAGCATTTCTTAAATAGTTATATGACTTAAGCTTAACACAAAGATTGGGAGCAGGTGGAAATAGCTAGCGTGGCTCTTTCAAAATGTCTAATTGAATCCTACAAGCCCCTCTAAAGATCACTGACACTTGtgtctcttttttaaaaaaaatttctttaaagaacatgtTTAAAATCAACATATTGCCATAGTGCAGGGCATTATAGGACATACTATTTATGGTTGATTTGTTGCAGGCATACAGATTATTGACCAAGAAATAGTCCAGCACATAACCACCCGTATAACATGTCTCATATTAAACATGTGGTTGGTTTTTTTAGGGACAATATAACTTCTTTGACAGTAAATCTATACTTTTGTGAATCCATCATTATTATATTCTCCAATATTGTCTTCCAGTAAAGACTTCAGAAGCCAACAGCTGTCTTTGACCTTTAATGAAGATGTTTAACTTGCTGCATAGCTGTGCACCTACAGGTACATACTGAAGTGCACATCATTTGACTTGTCAGGTTGTTATCCTGGTGAGGACTATGTGTTGCTCCCATTCAAATAATCACTTAATAACAGCTTTATAATTTACATGTAGGTCTCTGAAACGACTTCACAGCCTAAAATAAGATAAGCATTGAGTTCAAAGATAAAGAAAGGGCTTTTACACACTTATAGATAAACAGTTGTGTTTTGCAATCAATCAAGAAGCCGCAGCTGCTTTCTCCTCATGACCAAACATGGTCGCGTATGAAAAAGTCCCCGACGAGGAAACAAATTCCACACCGTTCACAAGCCACAACATACTGTAGTGGCGACCTCCTCTGCTGCACattgacatgtgtgtgtactgtttggTTGAAAAGCacagtgtgttgttttgtggtcGATAACCATGGACTGGTAACGCGGAAGCATCCAAACATCTCTATCATATTCAACGTCATTGTCATGAAATGTAGTTTAGCATCGGACCAGAAGTGCCAAAAGAAGCAGGGAAAGTGCAGTGCAATGTTCCAGATAAATAGCAGTATAGATGTAGACCTCTCTGCAGAGGTAACGGGCTCACGGGGCCTTCGCTCTGCAGCTCTCCACTCGGTGCTCTGCGGCTCAACTTTGTTTAAATAAGAAAAGGACACACGGAGTCCATCATCAGCTGACAGGTGTACCTTGAAGTGGAAATTGCTGCTTACTTGCTATGTTGTTCCCATGATAACAACGTTAGAGTCTGAGTGATCATTGAAACTGGAATAAAATATGTTTGCTGACACAAGAGACTAAATTCATCTCAATTTCAAGCAGGGTTTGAGTTTCCTGGTCGACTCAATGGAAATAGATGCAGCTATGTGCACTCCCTGTTCTGCATCCCTTCAGCTGAAATGTTGTACTCTGCCTCCTTTTAAGGAAGTACACAGGCAGTGTTAGTTGTAGTGTCCCAGCTTGGCAAGGTGCAAGGCCATAGACAGTAAGCATGGTTTACTCTAGGAAATACCTGCTGCTATACAAAGCGGCAATCCAAGAATAACTCATTTCCATTGTGATTGCTCATGTGCACCTTTCCATAACGCTGCTGGGAGACAGTAGGAAACTGAACTGTGGCTGCGAGAAGAAGTTTGTATAATATTATGAATTGTACACAGTGGAAAAGGAACAGCTGGATATCCAAACAAATAAATCAGACTTCTAAATCATTCTCATATTGATGTAAGGAATGTTATTTCTCCTTAAGCCAGGCTTGATGGCCGACTGATTGCTGATGAATGACTCCATTAATGTCCGAGCCACCAACAGTCACCTCTACCCTCCTGCAATTTGCTCATGTGGAAAACCATTTCCTCTTctttatatatacagaaatatacTGAACGACACAAGCTTTATAGTTTCAACTTTTCAGAACCTCAAAAGGAGTTAACTTGATGACCATCGAGAGAAAGGATTTATTGACTTGTATTGCATTAAAACAAGTTTGACAACATTTTAGAATATTTACCTAACAaagttatatatactgtatatagagaGATTTTGTAGagcaaataaacaattaaatgCCATTTGATCCAGCTGTTCCTCTGCCAGAAGATGACTCTTCTCAAACCAGCGCACACATTTGCATAAAGAGGGGAGAAACTTCTACATCCTTTCCGGTCCTTTTAACGTCTGCCTATTCTCTGCTTTTTCTCCAAAGAATTTCTTTTAGTGAGATTCATTTTATCTGTAGAGTAATTCCCACACAAGTTATCAAAAGCACAGGTATATGTGTGGTGTATCCAGATTAAAACAGATGTTAAATATTTTTCTGAACAGGAATAGAGGACTGAGGTATCTACATCACATGAAACCTAAGTTATGTCAACAGGTAAGTTACAGTCTGTCGACTGGAGAGCATCTGCTCTTCATCGAAAGCGTCTGGTTAAGTTTCAGAAGCCACACGCCGACCTCGTCATGACACCGAGTCATGTTTGGAGAGCAGCACAACTTTAGTCGTCTTTAGTGCCGGTAATTATCTGCTCAACTCTGATGACACATCTCTAATTCTTCCATAAGAGTCACAGACCACAAAAAGTGACAAGCCTCTCTAACTGCATTAAATTAAGTTATTTCGCATCACACATTGTCATCGTCAAACTTACCAGGCCGGCGGTCCAAAGAGACTGTTGTTGCTGGAGATCAGCAGAGGGAGAGCAACCAGAGGTTTATAAGCCCAGCATGCAGCGCCCAGCCCCTCCTGCTGAAGCTCTGTCatgctctgtctgtgtgtgtgtgtgtgtgtgtgtgtgtgtttaactttAGGGATGTGTCTACATTTCAATTTGATTGATTCCTCTAGTTTATACACATGATTATTTCTAAGATTATATTACCCTTGGTACTATGCATCTCAATGTAAGCTTGGCTATATTAGGATATGCTCTTTAAAGGTTACATTGAGCATGAATCAGTCTTTCTGTGAAAATTATAAACTTTGTCAGGATGGTTTCTTTGCGACATACATTGTTGGATATAATCCAGAGCTTTCTGCATGGTGGATGAAAAACGTATTTTACATAATTCTGTAAAAAATTCATGATCAAGATGAAGTTCTCTTCCACTCCCTGCTCGTGGGAATGCAAAATGGCAGCTGTAGTTCAGACTGAAATGACATGTGAAGCGTGTGGTCCATACAGTATCCTGTAATATCGACCAGGATACATGGCGTCATCGTGCCATATAGATGACACTACGAATAAAGTTAAAGAGCCTTTCCATTGAAGAGCATTTCCATCCAATTAGAGGCTTTCTTCCTGGCTCAGCCCCACTGGTTTGGCCAAATTACAGAAATGTTTGAGAAACGAGGAGCCACTTTTCTGGATGCATCTGTGGTAGCCAAACAGACTCAGTTGTTTATTGTTTCCAGCGGGCTCAAGGCAACCAGAATCCAAATTGCAAGCATATTTTTACTTCTCAAAGAGCATTGTTGCTTGTTCTCTAATTGGTTCCTGTTGCCCCATTAAACAAGTTATAACTAACTTTATCTGACACGCCGTCATGTTGTAAAATGAGTGTCAGGAAGATTGAAAATTGAAAGTGACACAAAGcgctgaaataaaaaagtacGTTTTAGGAAAAGTTAAATTCCCTTTTATTTCATCATGCAGGCTCTCGTATAGTAAGGTGTGAACAGCAGGGAAGGCAATAAATAACCCATGAGATTACACGTGTATCAGTAATTTCTTTTAGTAGCTACAAATGCATCATCGTAACTTATCTCTTATCTCCTCTCCACATACAGCAGTAACATCAAATTACAAGTAAATACAGGACATGTGCAGACTCAAAAAGTGGTTTGTAACATTTTCACACATGTCATTAACAATTTCGTAATGGTATTTTTAACATTCACAGTTGTTGCTACGAATTGGGAAGGggattcatttttttttgttcatgtaAAAACTCAAAACCCAAAAGCATAAAGCAGTTATCACCAAATTGCCACAGTGTTTTCAACTCAACCGTTGTTGCGTCACAGTTAATGTGCTGTAGAAACCTCACGATAAAAGTAGGCTCTTTAATTAATAGTACGAGTTACTGTGACAGCAGTTGAGTAGATTATATGAGTTTGCATATTTACAGCTTTTCTGTGGCTCAGTTTTACCCCATTCTTGGAAATGAATAGCCTGGCAATCAATTTATAAGAGGTAAGAGTTGTTAATGGAGTGCTTTCatagaaatgaaaaataatttaaaaaatcacaagaCCCGTTTGCTTTTATAAAAAGTAAGTAGTTAATACGGAAGGCACATGTTTAAATGCTAGGGaattcttttaacccttgtgttgccttagggtcattttgacccgaatcaatattacaccctccccccgcctatgggtcattttgacccgattcaatgtttcaccctcctgttacctttatatttactaacatattttaccctttgggttcaatttgacgccagcaattaaaacctccagaaaattattagaattaatattgttttccaagtttaagtgtgaggcactttatgtttgtttgttgactaccgaaagaacaccgacattaaacattgaatggggtcaaattaatcctaaagcggggggagggtgtaatattggttcgggtcaaaatgatcctaaggcaacacaagggttaaagctcaTCAATGTACCAGAAAAGTATCTTTTAGAAAGgagctttttttctcttcttcttccttaatGTGATATATTTGACGATTTTTTCAGATTCACCAAATTACAAGTAATCTGCAAGGTGGAGTcaaaaggtaaataaataatgcacCACTTTTGAGTCCCCCCACGTGGTAACATTTAGCTTAAACACCAGTGATTACACAAGATACAACTCAAGACAGCGCTGAAACAATTACAGTGCAGTACTTGCTCCTGTTGGACCCGTCGGACCCATGACACGTTCTGTATCCAGGTCAGGCCACGACTTCACATACAGTAACTTCACACCTGACATTAGAATCTTATGAACAATGTGCTGATGTGATTATAAGATGTCATGTATTATTATGATTGTTTGAGTCTTTTCAAGAGTTTTCACTGTACCGGTACCTAATAAAAGTGCACACAGGCAACCAGAACAGACAGTTAAGAGAGTTCAAGTTGACGGTTTGGCTTTCCCCTGGTCCTCCACCTTTTTAATTGCCGCCTGAATCTTCGCCTGATCTCCCAAGAGCTGTCGAGGTTTCACAGGCTTGAGGTTTTCATCCAGCTCAAGCAGCACAGGTGTCCCTGTGGGTAAAGTCACACGGGCAATATCCTCATCCGATATACCTGTTGAAATAAGGACATTTATATTCAGATAAACACGGAAAAAACGAGCCACAACCAGGCTTGATTACAAACATACATGAACGCTGTAACGAAAGCTTGTTGATAGATGTTCCAAAACATGAAGTAATAGTACATGCGTGTTAAATTAAGGGGTGTCCTCTGGCACAAGAAGCATCCAAAGCTTACGAGTGCGATGAAAGGTCAGCATGGACATCATAGCCATCGGCGAATGTAATATAAACTCACTGGCCTTTTTACACAAGTTCAACTTTCCATTTGTGGAACTGAAATATGTCCTTCACAATTCAATGGCTGAAGACTAGAAACAGCAGCCTGAATGCTTTTACCGCACAAACACAGAAGCCGAGAGAGCACCGTTTAGAACAGCTCGGCTCAGTTCAGTCGCATACCTTCCAGGTGTTTCAGCAGAGCTCTGCAGCTGTTTCCATGACCAGAAATCAGCACAGTCCTGCCTTTCCTTATCTCTGGCACCACGGTGCTGTTCCAATACGGCAGCATTCTGTCCAGCACCTCCTTCAGGCTCTCTGCTCGGGGAAGGTTCTCTTTTGGCACGTCGCAAGTGGTGTATCTGCGGTCATTGTAGATTTCCAGGAAGTGAGGGTGGGATTCATCAATCGGAGGTGGAGTGATCGCGTAGCTCCTTCTCCACAACTTCACCTTTTCCTCTCCGTGTTGCAGAGCCATATCGGCCCGGTTCAGGCCAA
Encoded proteins:
- the bpgm gene encoding bisphosphoglycerate mutase isoform X2, producing the protein MFKKQRFLLLVLRMSKYTLFLLRHGEGAWNKENRFCSWVDQKLSEDGVKEAQDCGRLLKEQGYKFDLVFTSLLSRSIHTAWLVLEAMGQEWVPVVKSWRLNERHYGSLIGLNRADMALQHGEEKVKLWRRSYAITPPPIDESHPHFLEIYNDRRYTTCDVPKENLPRAESLKEVLDRMLPYWNSTVVPEIRKGRTVLISGHGNSCRALLKHLEGISDEDIARVTLPTGTPVLLELDENLKPVKPRQLLGDQAKIQAAIKKVEDQGKAKPST
- the bpgm gene encoding bisphosphoglycerate mutase isoform X1, which codes for MVCHSSTFRVTTAETVSWPHIYDCSSYFEAGFQTHTGFLLLVLRMSKYTLFLLRHGEGAWNKENRFCSWVDQKLSEDGVKEAQDCGRLLKEQGYKFDLVFTSLLSRSIHTAWLVLEAMGQEWVPVVKSWRLNERHYGSLIGLNRADMALQHGEEKVKLWRRSYAITPPPIDESHPHFLEIYNDRRYTTCDVPKENLPRAESLKEVLDRMLPYWNSTVVPEIRKGRTVLISGHGNSCRALLKHLEGISDEDIARVTLPTGTPVLLELDENLKPVKPRQLLGDQAKIQAAIKKVEDQGKAKPST